The following nucleotide sequence is from Halogeometricum borinquense DSM 11551.
GGCCGTTTCGGATGTCTCCTTCACCGTACGCGAGGGAGAGGTGTTCGGAATCGCGGGCGTTGATGGGAACGGCCAGTCCGAACTCATCGAATCGATCACCGGTCTCCGAACGCCGACTGACGGGTCGGTCACCTATCTCGGTTCGGACATCACCGATGCGCCACGGTCAGATCGGATCGACGCCGGGATGGCGTACATCCCGGAGGACCGCCACGAACGCGGTCTCGTGATGGATTTCGACCTCGTGCAGAACGGCATTTTAGGCAGTCAACACAGCAAGCCGTTCGCGGAGCGAGGGAACATCGACTGGGGCACCACACGGCGCCACGCCGAAGCGATCATCGACGAGTACGACGTTCGGCCGCCAAACCCAGACGCCAACGCAGAGTCGTTGTCCGGCGGAAACCAGCAGAAGTTCATCGCGGGCCGCGAGTTCGAACGCAATCCCGAACTTGTTGTCGCCACCCATCCGACCCGTGGCGTAGACATCGGCTCGACGGAGTTCATCCACGACCGACTGCTCGAACTCCGGGATTCGGGGAAGGCCGTCCTCCTCGTCTCCTCGAAACTCGACGAGGTGCAGGGTCTCTCGGACCGCCTCGCCGTCATGCACGACGGCGAGTTCATGGACGTAGTGGACCCCGACGTAGTTTCTGAAGAGGAGATCGGTCTTCTCATGGCCGGTGAACACCCGGAGACAGCGGACGCCGCCGAAGCCTCCGACGCCGTGGCGGACGGCGGTGCGGGAACAGACGGAGGTGACCAATGAGTACGATCACGGACGCACGACGAACTGCCCGCTCGATGCTTCGGCGTCTCGTTGCGCTTTCGGGCGTCGAACGACTTCTCATCAGTCTCGCCGCACTTGTCCTCGCAATCTTCGTCGGCGCGGGACTCATCCTCGTGTCCGGCCGTATCACCACCTGTTCGCAGGCCGCCGCCGTCTACTTCGGAACCGGATTCTGTTATGACCCAACGGAAGTGTTCTTCGTCCTGTTTAACGGCGCGTTCGGTAATCCGCTGAATCCAAAACTCTTGACTGGACCTCTCGTGAATCCGTCGTGGAATCCGTTGCACGGTCCGGTCACGTTCTCCGGGCCGCTCGTGACGAAGGCGCTCTTTACGGCGCAGTGGAACCCGCTTAACTTCAGCGCCGCGCTGACGCTGAAGGAGACGACGCTCCTCGTCTTCACGGGCCTCTCCGTCGCGGTCGCGTTCCGCGCCGGACTGTTCAACATCGGCACACAGGGACAACTCGTCATCGGTGGACTGGTGACGGCACTCGTCGTCGGCATTCTCGTCCCTGTCGTCCCCGGCGGGTTTGCTGGAAGCATACTCCTGATCCCTGTTGGTACCCTCGCCGGTGCCGCCGCGGGCGGACTCTACGCCGCCATTCCCGGTGCGCTGAAAGCATACGCGGATGCGAACGAGGTTATCACGACCATCATGCTCAACTTCATCGCGGCGAAGTTGGCGTACGTCGCTGTCTCGGAGTTCTTCAAAAACCCGGACTCGCAGGTCATCGAGACGGCACCGCTCCCGGACTACGCGACGCTTGGCTCCGTGGTGTTCCCGCAGGGGAGCGACTTCTCCATCCTTTCGCTTTTGTTCGCGCTTCTCCTCGTCATCGGCATCTGGTACCTCATCGAGCGTACATCGTACGGATTCGACCTGCGGACGAGTGGTATCCAACCCGAAGCGGCCGAATACGGTGGCGTCGATGCCAAGCGCACCGTCGTCACCAGTATGATGCTCTCCGGTGCCCTCGGCGGCATCGGCGGAGCAATGTGGGTGTTGATGGTAATGGGTAAGTGGCAGACTGGCGTGCCATCGCTTGGTTTCGACGGCATTACCGTCTCGATTCTCGCGGGCAACAATCCGCTCGGTGCGATTCCGGCCGCATTGTTGTTCGGCACGCTGAAGTCCGGGTCGCTCGCGGTGCAGTTCAACACAGGCGTCCCGAAGCAACTCGTCGGCGTCCTTCGCGGTCTCATCATCCTGTTCGTCGCCATGCCGGAGTTCTTCCGTGCTATCGGCACGAACATCGTTGACCTCGAAGAACCCGATCAGAAGGCCGTCGCTACGGACGGCGGACGCTCGGTTTCGACCGAGGGAGGTGACGAGTAATGAGTACACAAAGTCAACTGAACGGACTCCTCGAACGCGACTGGTCGTACCGTGAGACGCTCGCCGGTGGTGCAGTCGGTATTTTCCTCGTTATCACCATGCTCGGTCTCGTCTTCCCGCAGAGCATCTGGGCCAACCTGTTCGAGATTCTCACGGACCGAAGCACGCTCAGTTCGGCGCTCCGACTCTCCGTTCCTATCGTCTTCGCCGCGCTCGGCGGCATCTTCGCTGAGAAATCCGGTGTCATCAACATCGGTCTCGAAGGCCTCCTCATCATCTCGGCGTTCGTCGCCATCCTCGTACCGGCGGTACTCGGCCCGGAAGGAACGACGCTGTTCCTCCCGAATCTCTGGGTCGGATTCCTTGCAGGCATTCTCGCGTCGGTACTGTTTGCGGCGCTGTTCGCGGTGGTCTGCATCCGCTACAAGGCCGACCAGATTATCGCTGGCCTCGCGGTGTGGCTCATCGCGCTTGGTCTCGCGCCGTTCTCCGCGACGGTGTACTACGGGGGCGTCAACACCGACTACATCGGCACGACCCTCCCGACGTGGGAGATTCCGGTTCTCTCAGACCTGCCGTTCTTCGGTGCGGTTTTCAGTGCGACGCCCGCCGTCTACGCGATGCTTATCGCCGTCCCGGCGGCGTGGTTCGTCCTGAACCGTACATCCTTCGGCGGTCACGTCCGCGCCTCCGGAGAGAATCCACGCGCACTCGACACCGTCGGCGTGGACGTGTCCCGCGTCCGCTATGCCAGCGCACTGCTTTCGGGGTTCCTCACTGGCATCGGCGGCGCGGCACTCTCGCTCGGTCTCGGACAGTTCCTCGGAAACAACCAGACGATGGTCAACGGAAAAGGGTTCATCGCCATCGTCGCCTACCTGTTCGGCAACTACAACCCGTTCGGCGCGTTCGGCGCGTCGTTCCTGTTCGCCGGACTGGAGGCCGTCCAGATTCGCCTCCAGCAGATTCAGGGCTATGCGGTTCCGGACGAACTCATCCAGACGATTCCCTACGTGACGGTTCTCGTCGTCCTCGCGCTGGTCGGCCGTACCCGGATTCCGAAGGCGGCAGGCGAGCATTACGATTCCGGCGAAGACTGAACTTCCTTTCTCAAATTTTGTAACGGGGTCGGGAGAGTTAACTATCGTCCAGACGACCCTCCGGCAATGCGACTTCGAGACGCCCTCCGCCGCGCCGCCAGTTATCAACTGCGAGCGTTGCCACCGACAGTTATCGGTCTCGGACTCGTCGGGGCGGGCGTCTGGTACGGACTCAATGGCGGGACCACGCTGGCAACAGCCACGGCGACTCGTCTTGTTCCGGCGGTCGTCCTCGCTGGCGTCGGTCTCGGTGTCACTGCTGTCGGTCGGACGGCGGTTCGCCTCGATGCGAACGCTGCCGCCGTTTCCGACCGACTCGACGGGTCGAGCATCGACGAGGATGACTTGCGCGAGACGGTCGTGCTTGCCACCGAACGCGCCGTTGCGGACTCTATCGACGGCGCGACTGCCGAAATCGAGGCCCGCGTCACTGATGCGGTCGAGGAAGCGGTTGCTAATGCCACGAAATCGGGGGCAAAATCCGAGATGGCCGCACCGACAGACCCCGCGTCACGCGCTGATATTCTCGATTCGAATTCGGCGGAACCGGACGCGCTCGCGGACGCAACACGCCGTGCGAGCGAACGCGTCGAATCCTATCTGGAGTCCGAGGATGCCGACGTTGGTGACTTCCGCCAACTCGCGGAAGGTGCGACAGTGTTAGACGAAAGCGACTCGGGAGCGTCGGACAGCCCCGACCGGGCGGTCGTCAAAACCGACGGTCAGGCGGAGACATCGAAAGACGAAGCGGCGGAGATGCCGGGAGCGAACGAGACTGAGACCAGAAACCAAGCGACCGAGGCACCGGGAACTGAGGAAGCAGGGTCAACGAAAGACGACGAGTCGGTGACAGCGGGCGACGGCGCGGAAATTATCGATGACAACCCCGCCGACCCCGACCTCCCGGACGGCGGCAATACCGACGACGCGGAGATCATCGATGCCGATACGGAGATGGTGTTCGGAAGCGACGTGAAAGATCCCGACGACAAAGCGTAGCGAACAACTTTGCGATAGTGGTCCCAAACGTAACGTAATTATGAGCACACTCGACGCTGAGATCGACGCGCTTGCGCGTCGTATCGAACGACAGATCCGACGCAACGAGGCGAGATTAGCCGAGTTACCCGACTTCGACCCAGAATGGCGTCAGACGGCGTCCTCACTTGTCCCCGACTCCGACGAACTGTTTCTGTGACGATGGCCCTCGATTCTGCGATGACTGCTCTCGAACCAATCTGAGCGTTCGGCGCGTCGGTATCCCGACCGCGATTGCGTCTCCAGTCAGACTGTCCCACCCGTCAAACAACAAATAAAGAGTTTTCCGCTCGCCCGCGAGACTCCGAACAATGACTACCACCCACGAGTACGACGTCGTCGTCGTCGGGGCTGGCACGTCCGGGTGCTATGCCGCCGCGACAATCGCCCGTGAGGGTCTCGACGTGGTCATCGTCGAGCGAAAGACCGCCGACGAGGCAGGTCACATTGCCTGCGGCGACGCCCTGAAAGGTGCCGACGCGTTCCCTGACGCCATTCCGAAATCGCAGATCGAACCCGCCTTCACGAACACGGGCGTCGATCACGGTCGATTCGAGATTCCGCAGGAGGACACGGTGTTGGATATCCCCATCCCCGGCGAACTCGCCGTCATCGACCGCTGGGAGTACGGCCGTCGCCTCATCGACGGTGCGAAGAACGCGGGCGTCGAGTTCCACTACGACACCGTCGTTCAAGACGTGACACAGAACGACGACGGCCGCGTGACGGGCGTTCGTGCCAAACAGAACGGTGACGTGGTCGAGTACGAAGCCGACATGACTGTTGACGGTGCCGGGTCGCTCTCGATCCTCCAAGACAAGACGGACTTCTCGGGGACGACGTTCGATACGAACGTTTCCTACTCGCAGTTCTGTTCGGCCTATCGCGAAATCGTAGAGGTCGAGGAACCGGTCGAGTGGTCCGACGCCCTCGTGTTCAAGCCCGCCGAAGTCGCCGCCGGCTACATCTGGTACTTCCCGCGCACGGAGACGACCATCAACGCCGGTCTCGGCTTCCAGATGACCGAGGAACCGATGAAACTCGTCGATGACCTCAAGCGTGACCTTCGGGCGCGACCGGAGTTCAAGAACGCGACGGTCTCGGACAAACTCGGCGCGGCCCTGCCGACGCGCCGCCCCTACGATTCGGCCGTCGCACCCGGTTTCGTCGCCGTGGGCGACGCCGCAGGCCACGTCAACCCCACTACCGGTGGCGGCATCGCCGGCGCGGCGTACGCCGGCAAGTACGCTGGCGAGCAGGCCGTCCGCGCCATCAGCGACGGCGACGTGAGCGAGGAGGCGCTGTGGCACTACAACGAGCGCGTGATGGATCACTTCGGGGGTCGGTACGCCGGACTCGACATCTACAACATCCTCTCGACCGCGGTTGACGTGGACGAACTGATGGGTCTGATGGCCCGTCTGCCGGGCGAGAAACTCGCCGAAGCACTCTACTCCGGGACGACCTCGTTCGGTCCGAAACTCATCGCACAGACGGCCAAGGAATCCTACGGCTTCTGGAGCGAAATCTACCAGTTCTACAAGACGAAGAACGTCGCAGACGACCTGATGCGTCACTACGAACGGTATCCGCGCCGTCCGGGTGCGCTCGAAGGTTGGAAGGCCGAGCGTGACCGGATCATGGACCACGCATACGAAGTGACCGGCGCGGATCCAAAGTACTGAAGACGACCGACGAAGCGACCGAACCGCGGACGTACCGTTTACGGGCGCATTTCCGCGACATCGAGTATCGCGCCGGCTAACACCTCGACGCCGATGCCGATGGAATCTTCGTCTACGTCGAACGTTCGCGTGTGGTGTCCGCCGGGGTGGTCCGTGCCGACGCCGATGTAGGCGGCGAGTCCGCCGTTGTCTTGTACTTCTTGCATCAGGTAGGTGGCGTCTTCGCTCCCGCCGAGTACGTCGCGGTCGATGACGGATTCGACGCTCGCGTTCGATTTGGCGACGTCCGAGACGATGGCGACGAGTTCGTCGTCGCTCGTCGCCGACGGGGCTTTCCCCTCCGTGTTGATCGCCACCTCACAGGCGTGCATCTCGGCGGCAGACCGGATGACACGGCGGGATTTCTCTTCCATGTACTCCATCAGTTCGGTCGTCTCCCCACGTACCTCGCCGCCGATGGACGCCTCTTCGGGGATGATGTTCGTCGCCGTCCCGCCTTCCACGACGCCCGCGTTCACGCGCGTCGCGCCGTCTGCATGCCGAGGGATGCTGTAGAGGTTCTGGATAGCTGTCGCCATCGCCTGTATTGCGTTATCTCCCTGCTCCGGGCGTGCGCCCGCGTGTGCCGGTGCGCCTGTGAACTCGGCTTCGAAGTGCGAAACGGCGAGGAAGCCGTCGATACC
It contains:
- a CDS encoding ABC transporter permease, whose product is MSTITDARRTARSMLRRLVALSGVERLLISLAALVLAIFVGAGLILVSGRITTCSQAAAVYFGTGFCYDPTEVFFVLFNGAFGNPLNPKLLTGPLVNPSWNPLHGPVTFSGPLVTKALFTAQWNPLNFSAALTLKETTLLVFTGLSVAVAFRAGLFNIGTQGQLVIGGLVTALVVGILVPVVPGGFAGSILLIPVGTLAGAAAGGLYAAIPGALKAYADANEVITTIMLNFIAAKLAYVAVSEFFKNPDSQVIETAPLPDYATLGSVVFPQGSDFSILSLLFALLLVIGIWYLIERTSYGFDLRTSGIQPEAAEYGGVDAKRTVVTSMMLSGALGGIGGAMWVLMVMGKWQTGVPSLGFDGITVSILAGNNPLGAIPAALLFGTLKSGSLAVQFNTGVPKQLVGVLRGLIILFVAMPEFFRAIGTNIVDLEEPDQKAVATDGGRSVSTEGGDE
- a CDS encoding amidohydrolase, which encodes MTSSELVELRRDLHQHPEPAWCEFYTTARLVDELETRDLDALYVGPEVLSEDDRMAVPDGDKLTTWFERARDAGAREDILERLEGGYTGAVAVLERGEGPTVGLRVDIDGLPITESEDADHAPAAGGFRSENEGYMHACGHDSHATIGLGVLDAIAESDFEGTLKVFFQPGEEQIAGGKSMAKSGHLDDVDYLLAAHIGLDHPSGEIVAGIDGFLAVSHFEAEFTGAPAHAGARPEQGDNAIQAMATAIQNLYSIPRHADGATRVNAGVVEGGTATNIIPEEASIGGEVRGETTELMEYMEEKSRRVIRSAAEMHACEVAINTEGKAPSATSDDELVAIVSDVAKSNASVESVIDRDVLGGSEDATYLMQEVQDNGGLAAYIGVGTDHPGGHHTRTFDVDEDSIGIGVEVLAGAILDVAEMRP
- a CDS encoding ABC transporter permease, producing MSTQSQLNGLLERDWSYRETLAGGAVGIFLVITMLGLVFPQSIWANLFEILTDRSTLSSALRLSVPIVFAALGGIFAEKSGVINIGLEGLLIISAFVAILVPAVLGPEGTTLFLPNLWVGFLAGILASVLFAALFAVVCIRYKADQIIAGLAVWLIALGLAPFSATVYYGGVNTDYIGTTLPTWEIPVLSDLPFFGAVFSATPAVYAMLIAVPAAWFVLNRTSFGGHVRASGENPRALDTVGVDVSRVRYASALLSGFLTGIGGAALSLGLGQFLGNNQTMVNGKGFIAIVAYLFGNYNPFGAFGASFLFAGLEAVQIRLQQIQGYAVPDELIQTIPYVTVLVVLALVGRTRIPKAAGEHYDSGED
- a CDS encoding prolipoprotein diacylglyceryl transferase — its product is MRLRDALRRAASYQLRALPPTVIGLGLVGAGVWYGLNGGTTLATATATRLVPAVVLAGVGLGVTAVGRTAVRLDANAAAVSDRLDGSSIDEDDLRETVVLATERAVADSIDGATAEIEARVTDAVEEAVANATKSGAKSEMAAPTDPASRADILDSNSAEPDALADATRRASERVESYLESEDADVGDFRQLAEGATVLDESDSGASDSPDRAVVKTDGQAETSKDEAAEMPGANETETRNQATEAPGTEEAGSTKDDESVTAGDGAEIIDDNPADPDLPDGGNTDDAEIIDADTEMVFGSDVKDPDDKA
- a CDS encoding geranylgeranyl reductase family protein, encoding MTTTHEYDVVVVGAGTSGCYAAATIAREGLDVVIVERKTADEAGHIACGDALKGADAFPDAIPKSQIEPAFTNTGVDHGRFEIPQEDTVLDIPIPGELAVIDRWEYGRRLIDGAKNAGVEFHYDTVVQDVTQNDDGRVTGVRAKQNGDVVEYEADMTVDGAGSLSILQDKTDFSGTTFDTNVSYSQFCSAYREIVEVEEPVEWSDALVFKPAEVAAGYIWYFPRTETTINAGLGFQMTEEPMKLVDDLKRDLRARPEFKNATVSDKLGAALPTRRPYDSAVAPGFVAVGDAAGHVNPTTGGGIAGAAYAGKYAGEQAVRAISDGDVSEEALWHYNERVMDHFGGRYAGLDIYNILSTAVDVDELMGLMARLPGEKLAEALYSGTTSFGPKLIAQTAKESYGFWSEIYQFYKTKNVADDLMRHYERYPRRPGALEGWKAERDRIMDHAYEVTGADPKY